The proteins below are encoded in one region of Ostrea edulis chromosome 3, xbOstEdul1.1, whole genome shotgun sequence:
- the LOC125675769 gene encoding uncharacterized protein LOC125675769 isoform X1 yields MAAAIPASPSTPRRIYSLCNICCLCGFSFLIKEVDRNGTVTWKKLSKLKLRLTDEKRDTIQKIIEMPPHSEGVCVKCFAKVEKIIKYKKEIDNIISVFRESRRRFKAKTPSSSTRKKRVLRSPQVCLPEFKHVCKDPERTSEMTIPIIPQPTELLKDSLSMQNKGVLEEGIVTLPQSLQIHAKEFGVCVDKQKPKPRSKRSLQFSTVTSPLQGSVEVDRIFIVMF; encoded by the exons ATGGCTGCGGCCATACCAGCCTCACCGTCCACACCACGCAGGATATATAgtttatgtaatatttgttgTCTGTGCGGGTTTTCATTTCTAATAAAAGAAGTTGATCGAAACGGTACTGTGACATGGAAGAAGCTTTCGAAGCTGAAACTTAGGCTGACCGATGAGAAAAGGGATACCATACAGAAGATCATCGAGATGCCGCCACACTCGGAGGGAGTTTGTGTTAAGTGTTTCGCGAAAGTcgagaaaatcattaaatataagaaagaaatcGATAACATCATATCCGTTTTCAGGGAAAGTAGGCGCAGGTTCAAAGCCAAAACTCCGAGTTCATCAACTAGAAAGAAAAGAGTTTTAAGATCACCGCAG GTGTGTCTTCCTGAATTCAAACATGTTTGCAAAGACCCTGAGCGCACTTCTGAAATGACAATTCCTATTATTCCACAGCCTACTG AATTGCTAAAAGATTCTCTTTCCATGCAAAACAAAGGAGTTTTAGAGGAAGGTATAGTGACT CTTCCACAGAGTTTGCAGATTCATGCAAAGGAGTTTG GAGTGTGTGTGGATAAACAAAAGCCTAAACCTAGGTCAAAAAGATCTTTACAATTCAGTACAGTAACATCACCTTTACAAGGCAGTGTTGAGGTTGATAGAATTTTCATTGTGatgttttaa
- the LOC125675769 gene encoding uncharacterized protein LOC125675769 isoform X2, which translates to MAAAIPASPSTPRRIYSLCNICCLCGFSFLIKEVDRNGTVTWKKLSKLKLRLTDEKRDTIQKIIEMPPHSEGVCVKCFAKVEKIIKYKKEIDNIISVFRESRRRFKAKTPSSSTRKKRVLRSPQVCLPEFKHVCKDPERTSEMTIPIIPQPTELLKDSLSMQNKGVLEEGIVTSLQIHAKEFGVCVDKQKPKPRSKRSLQFSTVTSPLQGSVEVDRIFIVMF; encoded by the exons ATGGCTGCGGCCATACCAGCCTCACCGTCCACACCACGCAGGATATATAgtttatgtaatatttgttgTCTGTGCGGGTTTTCATTTCTAATAAAAGAAGTTGATCGAAACGGTACTGTGACATGGAAGAAGCTTTCGAAGCTGAAACTTAGGCTGACCGATGAGAAAAGGGATACCATACAGAAGATCATCGAGATGCCGCCACACTCGGAGGGAGTTTGTGTTAAGTGTTTCGCGAAAGTcgagaaaatcattaaatataagaaagaaatcGATAACATCATATCCGTTTTCAGGGAAAGTAGGCGCAGGTTCAAAGCCAAAACTCCGAGTTCATCAACTAGAAAGAAAAGAGTTTTAAGATCACCGCAG GTGTGTCTTCCTGAATTCAAACATGTTTGCAAAGACCCTGAGCGCACTTCTGAAATGACAATTCCTATTATTCCACAGCCTACTG AATTGCTAAAAGATTCTCTTTCCATGCAAAACAAAGGAGTTTTAGAGGAAGGTATAGTGACT AGTTTGCAGATTCATGCAAAGGAGTTTG GAGTGTGTGTGGATAAACAAAAGCCTAAACCTAGGTCAAAAAGATCTTTACAATTCAGTACAGTAACATCACCTTTACAAGGCAGTGTTGAGGTTGATAGAATTTTCATTGTGatgttttaa
- the LOC125675769 gene encoding uncharacterized protein LOC125675769 isoform X3 produces the protein MAAAIPASPSTPRRIYSLCNICCLCGFSFLIKEVDRNGTVTWKKLSKLKLRLTDEKRDTIQKIIEMPPHSEGVCVKCFAKVEKIIKYKKEIDNIISVFRESRRRFKAKTPSSSTRKKRVLRSPQVCLPEFKHVCKDPERTSEMTIPIIPQPTELLKDSLSMQNKGVLEEGIVTLPQSLQIHAKEFDS, from the exons ATGGCTGCGGCCATACCAGCCTCACCGTCCACACCACGCAGGATATATAgtttatgtaatatttgttgTCTGTGCGGGTTTTCATTTCTAATAAAAGAAGTTGATCGAAACGGTACTGTGACATGGAAGAAGCTTTCGAAGCTGAAACTTAGGCTGACCGATGAGAAAAGGGATACCATACAGAAGATCATCGAGATGCCGCCACACTCGGAGGGAGTTTGTGTTAAGTGTTTCGCGAAAGTcgagaaaatcattaaatataagaaagaaatcGATAACATCATATCCGTTTTCAGGGAAAGTAGGCGCAGGTTCAAAGCCAAAACTCCGAGTTCATCAACTAGAAAGAAAAGAGTTTTAAGATCACCGCAG GTGTGTCTTCCTGAATTCAAACATGTTTGCAAAGACCCTGAGCGCACTTCTGAAATGACAATTCCTATTATTCCACAGCCTACTG AATTGCTAAAAGATTCTCTTTCCATGCAAAACAAAGGAGTTTTAGAGGAAGGTATAGTGACT CTTCCACAGAGTTTGCAGATTCATGCAAAGGAGTTTG ATTCCTGA